From the Leptolyngbya sp. O-77 genome, one window contains:
- the murQ gene encoding N-acetylmuramic acid 6-phosphate etherase, which translates to MTDSPILQNIPSGDSRSDPYGNRGHLLTEQANPASHSLDQLSTGEIVDLFNQEDARAIAAVAGARDALAAAIDCAAARLRQGGRLFYVGAGTSGRLGVLDAAECPPTFCTPPELVQGIIAGGAGALVRSSEDLEDRAEDGAAAIAHHQIHAQDVVVGITAGGTTPYVHGALRAARQRGAATVFMACVPAEQVGAEVDIDIRLITGPEILAGSTRLKAGTATKLALNILSTGVMVKLGKVYGNRMVDVAVTNKKLHDRALRILTDLTGLSRPDAALLLENSGRRVKLALLMHWAGVDAETGDRLLAEHDGNLRLAVASVAG; encoded by the coding sequence ATGACCGATTCCCCGATCCTCCAAAATATTCCGTCTGGCGATTCGCGAAGCGATCCCTACGGGAATCGCGGCCACCTGCTGACCGAGCAAGCCAACCCCGCCAGCCACTCCCTCGATCAGCTCAGCACGGGCGAGATCGTAGACCTGTTTAACCAAGAAGATGCGCGGGCGATCGCCGCTGTGGCGGGAGCGCGGGATGCGCTGGCAGCAGCAATTGACTGTGCGGCGGCACGGCTGCGACAGGGCGGGCGGTTGTTCTACGTGGGCGCAGGTACGAGTGGGCGATTGGGCGTGCTGGATGCGGCGGAGTGTCCGCCTACGTTTTGCACGCCGCCGGAACTGGTGCAGGGGATCATTGCAGGCGGTGCAGGGGCGCTAGTTCGCAGTTCCGAAGACCTGGAAGATCGGGCAGAAGATGGGGCAGCGGCGATCGCCCATCACCAGATTCACGCCCAGGATGTGGTCGTGGGCATTACCGCAGGTGGCACCACGCCCTACGTCCACGGCGCACTCCGGGCAGCACGGCAGCGAGGCGCGGCCACGGTGTTTATGGCCTGCGTCCCTGCGGAACAGGTCGGCGCAGAAGTGGATATCGACATTCGCCTGATCACCGGCCCCGAAATCCTGGCAGGCTCAACTCGGCTGAAGGCAGGCACAGCCACCAAACTGGCGCTGAATATTCTCTCGACGGGCGTAATGGTGAAGCTGGGCAAGGTCTACGGCAACCGCATGGTGGATGTGGCGGTGACCAACAAAAAGCTGCACGACCGGGCACTGCGGATTCTCACTGACCTCACGGGGCTGAGCCGTCCCGACGCGGCGCTGCTGCTAGAAAACAGCGGTCGTCGCGTGAAGTTAGCGCTGCTGATGCACTGGGCAGGGGTAGATGCTGAAACGGGCGATCGCCTGCTGGCGGAACACGACGGGAATTTGCGGCTGGCAGTGGCGAGTGTCGCGGGGTGA
- a CDS encoding PIN domain-containing protein gives MSLTPPVLLVLDISALASSTPKEWIEFSRIGSTYIPQAVYEEMKLLFDRSPDPDLEELCKSFNHFYPHSGWTITEAHAHHPSLAAAGQALTRRARITLASARCAYALALSSPGHLAVLVTNDQSSLQRIYQLPSTNLCAIRTSELLQWCRAGQRPVMVSQKMQQLRATSGVAAAVTTTNSGRVRTSPTRVHPGTLSTPPRSPSMTARRYAQPPSRASRSRVRADNSLPDWITQLLSLVLAFGGLALAAWVMWSVIHNTEWLAPLRQPLDPTQPTPQ, from the coding sequence ATGTCATTGACCCCCCCAGTTTTGCTGGTTCTCGATATCAGTGCGCTAGCCAGCAGCACTCCCAAGGAGTGGATTGAGTTTTCGCGCATTGGCTCTACGTATATTCCTCAGGCCGTCTATGAGGAAATGAAGTTGCTGTTCGATCGCTCTCCTGATCCTGATCTGGAGGAGCTTTGCAAATCTTTCAATCATTTTTATCCCCATAGCGGCTGGACGATTACTGAAGCTCACGCACACCATCCGTCGCTGGCAGCGGCCGGACAAGCGCTGACCCGACGGGCCCGCATTACACTGGCCTCCGCCCGCTGCGCCTATGCTCTGGCACTGTCTTCACCGGGGCATTTGGCGGTACTGGTGACAAATGATCAGTCGTCGCTCCAGCGAATCTATCAGTTGCCTTCGACCAACCTATGCGCGATCCGCACGTCGGAGTTGTTGCAATGGTGTCGGGCGGGGCAGCGTCCGGTAATGGTGAGCCAGAAGATGCAGCAGCTTCGGGCAACCAGTGGTGTCGCGGCCGCAGTTACCACCACCAACAGTGGCCGCGTGCGAACCAGCCCGACCCGGGTTCACCCTGGCACTTTGAGTACCCCGCCGCGATCGCCCTCTATGACCGCCCGCCGCTACGCCCAGCCGCCGTCCCGTGCCTCTCGCAGCAGAGTCCGCGCCGATAACAGCCTGCCCGACTGGATTACGCAATTGCTCTCCCTAGTCCTTGCTTTTGGCGGGCTTGCCCTGGCCGCGTGGGTTATGTGGAGCGTCATCCACAATACCGAATGGCTGGCTCCGCTGCGGCAACCGCTTGACCCAACCCAGCCAACGCCTCAGTGA
- a CDS encoding DUF3110 domain-containing protein: MQVYVLLFNAGTENEGIHTLKIQDGDRNVVLMFESEDDATRYGLMLEAQDFLSPVVECFESEEIEEFCEGAHYECVLVPEGTLALPPETNVEELDWKPEDDGRSPHSAPPDSDAPLSSLSDAELERIRRQLEGLL; this comes from the coding sequence ATGCAGGTTTACGTTTTGCTATTCAACGCCGGAACGGAGAATGAGGGTATCCACACGCTCAAAATTCAGGACGGCGATCGCAATGTGGTGCTGATGTTTGAGTCGGAAGACGACGCGACGCGCTACGGGCTGATGTTAGAAGCGCAGGATTTCCTCAGTCCAGTGGTGGAATGCTTTGAGTCGGAAGAAATCGAGGAATTCTGCGAAGGGGCGCATTACGAATGTGTGCTAGTTCCGGAAGGGACGCTGGCGCTGCCGCCGGAGACGAATGTGGAAGAACTGGACTGGAAGCCGGAGGACGATGGGCGATCGCCCCACTCCGCCCCGCCCGATTCCGACGCACCTTTGAGTAGTCTCTCTGACGCGGAGCTAGAGCGGATTCGACGGCAGCTTGAGGGCTTGCTGTAG
- the rpoD gene encoding RNA polymerase sigma factor RpoD, whose protein sequence is MTQANDVLETVDPIETDFEFVDEGDDGREDVFDIQPEDEAEEDDGKPVKGRSRRRTQVKKKHYTEDSIRLYLQEIGRIRLLRADEEIELARKIADLLELERVRERLVQDLAREPKHAEWASAVEMELPAFRHRLHVGRRAKDKMVQSNLRLVVSIAKKYMNRGLSFQDLIQEGSLGLIRAAEKFDHEKGYKFSTYATWWIRQAITRAIADQSRTIRLPVHLYETISRIKKTTKLLSQEMGRKPTEEEIATRMEMTIEKLRFIAKSAQLPISLETPIGKEEDSRLGDFIESDGETPEDQVSKSLLREDLEGVLSTLSARERDVLRLRYGLDDGRMKTLEEIGQIFNVTRERIRQIEAKALRKLRHPNRNSVLKEYIR, encoded by the coding sequence ATGACCCAGGCGAATGACGTACTCGAAACTGTTGACCCAATCGAGACTGATTTTGAATTCGTCGATGAGGGTGACGACGGGCGTGAGGATGTCTTTGATATCCAGCCGGAAGATGAAGCTGAGGAAGACGACGGGAAGCCGGTCAAAGGCCGCTCTCGCCGCCGAACCCAGGTTAAGAAAAAGCATTACACCGAAGACTCCATTCGTCTCTATCTGCAAGAAATCGGCCGCATTCGCCTGCTGCGGGCTGATGAGGAGATCGAGCTAGCTCGGAAGATTGCAGATTTGCTGGAGCTAGAGCGCGTTCGCGAGCGGCTGGTGCAAGACCTGGCCCGCGAACCCAAGCACGCTGAGTGGGCAAGTGCCGTTGAGATGGAGTTGCCTGCATTCCGCCATCGTCTTCATGTTGGACGACGTGCCAAGGACAAGATGGTGCAGTCGAACCTGCGACTGGTGGTGTCTATCGCCAAGAAGTATATGAACCGCGGCCTGTCTTTCCAGGATTTGATTCAGGAAGGCAGTTTGGGTCTGATTCGGGCGGCTGAAAAGTTTGACCACGAAAAGGGCTACAAGTTCTCGACCTACGCGACTTGGTGGATTCGTCAGGCCATTACACGGGCGATCGCCGATCAATCTCGCACCATCCGCCTTCCGGTTCACCTCTACGAAACCATTTCTCGCATCAAGAAGACCACTAAGTTGCTCTCTCAGGAAATGGGCCGCAAGCCGACTGAGGAAGAAATCGCCACTCGCATGGAAATGACCATCGAGAAACTGCGATTTATTGCCAAGTCTGCTCAACTGCCGATTTCGCTAGAAACGCCAATTGGCAAAGAAGAGGACTCTCGCCTGGGCGATTTCATCGAGTCGGATGGCGAAACGCCTGAAGACCAAGTTTCTAAGAGCCTGCTGCGGGAAGATCTCGAAGGTGTGCTGAGTACGCTCAGTGCTCGTGAGCGCGACGTGCTGCGCCTGCGCTACGGCTTGGATGACGGTCGCATGAAGACGCTGGAAGAGATCGGGCAGATCTTTAACGTAACCCGTGAGCGGATTCGTCAGATCGAGGCAAAGGCCCTCCGCAAGCTGCGTCATCCTAACCGGAATAGCGTGCTAAAGGAATATATTCGCTAG
- the rpsR gene encoding 30S ribosomal protein S18, translated as MTYYRRRVSPIKPGDPIDYKDVELLRKFITERGKILPRRITGLTAKQQRDLTQSIKRARLLALLPFVNQEG; from the coding sequence ATGACCTACTACCGCCGTCGCGTTTCTCCCATCAAGCCCGGAGATCCCATCGACTATAAAGATGTAGAACTGCTGCGTAAGTTCATCACTGAGCGTGGCAAGATTCTGCCCCGTCGCATCACTGGGCTAACGGCAAAGCAACAGCGCGACCTTACTCAGTCCATTAAGCGGGCCCGACTGCTGGCGCTGCTGCCCTTTGTCAATCAAGAAGGCTAG
- the glp gene encoding gephyrin-like molybdotransferase Glp, translating into MLPVLEAETRILSLTHPLNPQDDLEWVPLSAAAGRILAQPVSSQLDFPHWDNSAMDGYAVRQADVGTSCPDAPTALTVVEEIPAGYQPQQTIQPGQAARILTGAMMPLGADAVVMQEETRREGDRVYILSAPTPQQFVRRRGEFYRAGDRLLPAGIRLGAAEIAVLAAAQCVTIPVYRRLRVAILSTGDELVSPDQPLQPGQIVDSNQYALAALVAEAGAEPLMLGIVPDQPEALQTAIAQAVSTADVVLSSGGVSVGDYDYVDRLLEALGATIHIRAIAIKPGKPLTFATFESSQSQPPTSYFGLPGNPVSALVTFWRFVLPALRKQAGLSAGWGPVWIWGRSPHDLEADGKRETYLWGTLRVTEEGHEFSQSSGSFSSGNLINLAQTNALAQVPVGQTRILAGTPIRLMQTGGGAIAFP; encoded by the coding sequence ATGCTGCCTGTCCTCGAAGCCGAAACGCGAATTCTCAGCCTGACGCACCCTCTCAATCCTCAGGATGACCTGGAGTGGGTGCCGCTATCGGCCGCAGCAGGGCGTATTCTGGCACAGCCCGTCAGCAGCCAGCTTGATTTTCCTCATTGGGACAATTCGGCGATGGACGGCTATGCCGTGCGGCAGGCAGATGTGGGCACCAGTTGCCCTGATGCGCCAACTGCCCTAACGGTGGTGGAGGAGATTCCAGCAGGATATCAGCCACAGCAGACTATCCAGCCAGGGCAGGCAGCGCGAATTTTGACGGGGGCAATGATGCCGCTGGGAGCAGATGCGGTGGTGATGCAGGAGGAAACGCGGCGAGAGGGCGATCGCGTCTATATTCTCTCTGCACCCACGCCGCAGCAGTTTGTTCGCCGTCGGGGTGAGTTTTATCGGGCGGGCGATCGCCTCTTGCCTGCGGGAATTCGGCTGGGGGCAGCAGAAATCGCCGTGCTGGCGGCGGCCCAGTGTGTCACGATTCCGGTCTATCGGCGGCTACGGGTGGCAATTCTATCTACGGGTGACGAACTGGTGTCCCCCGACCAGCCGCTCCAGCCAGGACAAATCGTTGATTCCAATCAGTACGCCCTAGCAGCGCTGGTCGCTGAAGCCGGAGCCGAACCGCTAATGCTGGGAATCGTGCCCGACCAGCCGGAAGCTTTGCAAACGGCGATCGCCCAAGCGGTGTCCACGGCCGATGTGGTGCTGTCTTCCGGCGGCGTGTCGGTGGGCGACTACGACTATGTGGATCGCCTGCTGGAGGCTCTCGGAGCCACGATCCACATCCGGGCGATCGCCATCAAACCCGGCAAGCCCCTTACCTTCGCAACTTTTGAGTCATCTCAGTCCCAGCCGCCAACGTCTTACTTTGGCTTGCCTGGCAATCCGGTGTCTGCGCTGGTCACCTTTTGGCGGTTTGTGCTGCCCGCACTGCGGAAACAGGCGGGACTGTCGGCGGGTTGGGGGCCGGTGTGGATCTGGGGGCGATCGCCCCACGATCTGGAGGCAGATGGTAAGCGCGAAACCTATCTCTGGGGGACGCTACGTGTGACAGAAGAGGGGCATGAGTTTTCCCAATCATCCGGCAGCTTCAGTTCTGGAAATCTCATCAATCTGGCCCAGACCAACGCCCTGGCACAGGTGCCTGTGGGACAAACCCGGATTCTCGCAGGCACTCCAATTCGGCTGATGCAGACGGGTGGAGGGGCGATTGCCTTTCCCTGA
- a CDS encoding site-2 protease family protein — MPLTALILAAAIAILGWGFYRARPMGQVGILAWLQSLVLMLPWLLFFGLFTVGVYLNLAAVLLLIVASTGLYIALGRRLRTLAAEQKRTQGEANAAAEARSPHLSSAPAESFHTDEDAQSPTAEPQASPSTTDSAEPAKIPAEDLAAIREIFGIDTFFATETVPYLNGAIFKGNLRGEVSESHAKLSERLKERVGDRYRLFLLSGPDDRPTVVVLPATADPSPATPVQFGLAGVLAIATVLTCLETAGLLQSFDLFADWSKFGQALPIALGLILILGVHELGHRVVARRLGIHLGPPFFIPALQLGSFGSITRFASLLPNRKALFDIAVAGPLAGGLLSFTILILGLSLSHQGSVFQIPSEFFQGSILVGTLARVVLGTTLQQSLVDVHPLVLVGWIGLVITAINLMPAGQLDGGRIVQSIYGRKTAGRATVATLVLLGLVSLTNPLALYWAVLILFLQRELERPALEDLSEPDDARAALGLLVLFLMAATLLPLTPGLAGRLGIGG; from the coding sequence ATGCCTCTCACTGCGCTTATTTTGGCGGCGGCGATCGCCATCCTCGGCTGGGGCTTTTATCGCGCTCGTCCGATGGGACAGGTCGGCATTCTGGCCTGGCTGCAATCTCTGGTGCTGATGCTGCCCTGGCTCCTGTTTTTTGGGCTATTTACTGTCGGCGTGTATCTCAATCTGGCGGCGGTGCTGCTGCTGATTGTCGCGTCTACGGGACTCTATATTGCTCTAGGACGACGGCTGCGAACCCTGGCAGCAGAGCAAAAGCGGACACAGGGCGAGGCAAATGCCGCCGCAGAAGCGCGATCGCCCCACCTCTCCTCAGCCCCCGCAGAATCCTTCCACACCGACGAGGATGCTCAGTCTCCGACCGCTGAACCCCAAGCGTCCCCTTCGACAACGGACAGCGCCGAACCCGCCAAAATTCCAGCCGAAGACCTGGCCGCCATCCGCGAGATCTTTGGCATCGACACGTTTTTTGCAACGGAAACCGTGCCCTATCTAAACGGCGCAATTTTCAAGGGAAACCTGCGGGGTGAAGTGTCAGAGAGCCACGCGAAACTGTCGGAGCGGCTGAAGGAGCGAGTGGGCGATCGCTACCGGCTGTTTTTGCTGAGCGGGCCCGATGATCGCCCCACAGTGGTAGTTCTCCCGGCTACGGCCGATCCCAGCCCTGCAACCCCGGTTCAGTTTGGGCTGGCGGGTGTGTTGGCGATCGCCACGGTTCTCACCTGTTTAGAAACTGCTGGACTGCTGCAAAGCTTTGACCTATTTGCAGACTGGTCAAAGTTTGGGCAAGCCCTCCCCATCGCGCTGGGGCTAATACTCATCCTTGGGGTTCACGAACTCGGTCATCGTGTCGTAGCCCGTCGTTTGGGAATCCACCTCGGCCCGCCGTTCTTCATTCCCGCGCTCCAACTCGGCTCCTTTGGCAGCATCACCCGATTTGCCTCGCTGCTGCCCAATCGCAAAGCCCTATTCGATATTGCTGTGGCTGGCCCGCTGGCAGGCGGTCTGCTTTCGTTTACAATCCTGATTCTTGGTCTATCATTATCCCATCAGGGTAGCGTCTTTCAGATTCCATCAGAGTTCTTCCAGGGTTCCATCCTGGTGGGCACGCTGGCACGAGTCGTTCTGGGCACAACCCTTCAACAATCCCTGGTAGATGTACATCCGCTAGTGCTCGTTGGATGGATTGGGCTGGTGATCACGGCAATTAATCTGATGCCCGCTGGGCAACTGGATGGCGGTCGCATTGTGCAGTCGATTTACGGGCGCAAAACGGCTGGACGCGCTACAGTGGCAACCTTGGTGTTGCTGGGCTTAGTGTCTCTCACAAACCCCCTGGCGCTGTATTGGGCCGTGCTGATTTTGTTTTTGCAACGTGAGCTAGAGCGCCCTGCCCTTGAAGATTTATCGGAACCGGATGATGCGCGGGCGGCATTGGGTTTGCTGGTTTTGTTTTTAATGGCGGCAACATTGCTGCCCCTTACGCCAGGATTGGCAGGTCGTCTGGGCATTGGAGGCTAA
- a CDS encoding ribonuclease catalytic domain-containing protein — translation MDKGTLVEFRPSGEGRAGATRPRRLAVVDRPEGKKLWVVIDERGQAHTLHPRDVTYAVTNQTYKPSEISAFLEAVQPYLDPDSLEVAWELLSEDGETVNPAEMALLLFSDDSPPLQYAAHCLLSDDRLYFKQKGDRYEPRPAAQVKELKHQLSVTLQRQQEWEDFFARLRQVLAGESLEWAAGDRPWLEALERFATLGEEASHRMPALEVLSALGRPETPEEAFQLLVDLRIWHPHENLFLRRSQIPTQFPSRVLEVAQRCLTDPPADSSRDRLDLTHLKVYTIDDESTREIDDGLSVEFLPDGQHRIWVHIADPSRWLTPGDALDLEARRRCITLYLPTGMTPMFPPELATGPMSLVQGQLCHAFSFGVLVDADGAIQSYEMHPTLIKPTYRLTYDDVDEMLQLGIQAEPELEILFQTASRRQRWRMQQGAISIQMPESSIKVTEEDEIRIDVFEESASRILVSEMMILAGEVAGRYGEAHGLPLPYRGQEQPELPPEEELMLLPPGPVRGCAVRRCMKRSEMSVTPMRHSGLGLDVYVQVTSPIRRYADLLAHFQLKAHLQGDPLPFSPEEMTELLQGIGSTTYEMVQVERQTNRYWSLEYLRRNANEVWPALVLRWLREHENFGLVLLEDLGLEMAMRFSRTVQVGDRLDVKVSYVDPRRDLIQFVEIDQAVPQAAS, via the coding sequence ATGGACAAGGGAACATTAGTTGAATTTCGACCGAGCGGCGAGGGCAGAGCGGGGGCTACCCGGCCGCGTCGATTGGCCGTGGTCGATCGCCCAGAAGGAAAAAAGCTGTGGGTGGTGATTGATGAGCGTGGGCAGGCTCACACGCTGCATCCTCGCGATGTCACCTACGCCGTCACAAATCAAACCTACAAGCCGTCTGAAATTAGCGCCTTTCTTGAAGCGGTGCAGCCCTATCTTGATCCCGACAGCCTTGAAGTTGCCTGGGAACTGCTGAGCGAAGATGGAGAGACCGTTAACCCGGCAGAGATGGCGCTGCTGCTGTTTTCCGATGACAGCCCACCCTTGCAGTATGCTGCTCACTGCCTGCTGTCGGACGATCGCCTCTATTTCAAGCAAAAGGGCGATCGCTACGAACCGCGTCCGGCGGCACAGGTGAAGGAACTGAAGCATCAGCTTTCGGTCACGCTCCAGCGGCAGCAGGAGTGGGAAGATTTTTTTGCAAGATTGCGCCAGGTTTTGGCAGGAGAATCGCTGGAATGGGCAGCGGGCGATCGCCCCTGGCTAGAAGCCCTAGAGCGGTTTGCTACGCTAGGAGAAGAAGCCAGCCACCGCATGCCCGCGCTGGAAGTTTTGTCGGCGCTGGGTCGTCCCGAAACGCCGGAGGAAGCCTTTCAGCTTTTGGTCGATCTGCGGATCTGGCATCCCCATGAGAATTTGTTTCTGCGGCGCAGCCAGATTCCGACCCAGTTCCCTAGCCGAGTCCTCGAAGTGGCCCAACGCTGTCTTACTGACCCACCCGCCGACTCTAGCCGCGATCGCCTAGACCTGACGCACCTCAAGGTCTACACTATCGACGACGAAAGTACGCGAGAGATCGACGACGGCTTGAGCGTCGAGTTTTTGCCCGACGGGCAGCACCGCATCTGGGTTCACATCGCCGATCCTAGCCGCTGGCTCACTCCAGGAGATGCCCTCGATCTGGAGGCGCGGCGGCGCTGTATCACGCTCTATCTGCCGACAGGCATGACCCCCATGTTTCCGCCAGAACTGGCGACCGGGCCGATGAGCTTGGTGCAAGGGCAGTTGTGTCATGCCTTTAGTTTTGGGGTGTTGGTGGATGCAGACGGCGCAATTCAGTCCTACGAAATGCACCCGACGCTCATCAAGCCCACCTACCGCCTGACCTATGACGATGTAGATGAGATGCTGCAACTGGGCATCCAGGCAGAGCCGGAGCTAGAAATTCTGTTTCAAACGGCAAGTCGGCGGCAGCGCTGGCGGATGCAGCAGGGCGCAATCAGCATTCAAATGCCAGAATCCTCCATCAAAGTCACTGAAGAAGACGAGATTCGGATTGATGTGTTTGAAGAATCCGCTTCCCGAATCTTGGTATCAGAAATGATGATCCTGGCGGGCGAGGTGGCCGGCCGCTATGGCGAGGCGCACGGCTTGCCGCTGCCCTATCGAGGTCAAGAGCAGCCCGAACTGCCGCCCGAAGAGGAACTGATGCTACTGCCACCGGGGCCGGTGCGGGGCTGCGCGGTGCGCCGTTGCATGAAGCGCAGCGAAATGAGTGTAACTCCAATGCGCCACTCTGGGTTAGGGCTGGATGTCTACGTTCAGGTCACGTCGCCGATTCGCCGCTATGCTGACCTGCTGGCTCATTTTCAACTTAAGGCGCATTTGCAGGGTGACCCGCTGCCGTTCTCACCAGAGGAGATGACGGAACTGCTGCAAGGCATCGGCTCCACGACCTACGAGATGGTGCAGGTCGAGCGACAGACCAATCGCTACTGGAGCCTAGAATATTTGCGGCGCAATGCAAACGAGGTCTGGCCGGCGCTGGTGCTACGCTGGCTGCGGGAACATGAAAACTTTGGGCTGGTGCTGCTGGAAGATTTGGGATTGGAGATGGCGATGCGCTTTAGCCGAACCGTGCAAGTGGGCGATCGCCTCGATGTGAAAGTGTCCTACGTCGATCCGCGCCGCGATCTGATCCAGTTTGTGGAAATCGATCAAGCCGTTCCCCAGGCTGCCTCTTGA
- the rpmG gene encoding 50S ribosomal protein L33, translated as MAKGVRVIITLECTECRTNPDKRSPGVSRYTTTKNRRNTTNRIELKKFCPHCNKHTVHKEIK; from the coding sequence ATGGCTAAGGGCGTTCGTGTCATTATTACGCTGGAGTGTACTGAGTGCCGCACCAATCCGGACAAGCGATCGCCCGGAGTGTCGCGCTATACCACCACCAAGAACCGTCGGAACACCACCAACCGGATCGAACTGAAGAAGTTCTGTCCGCACTGCAACAAGCATACGGTTCATAAAGAGATTAAGTAA